The Primulina huaijiensis isolate GDHJ02 chromosome 17, ASM1229523v2, whole genome shotgun sequence genome window below encodes:
- the LOC140962644 gene encoding uncharacterized protein translates to MDFVTGLPRTIGRYNVIWVIVDRFTKSGQFLPIKKTFTMTQHVELYIREIVRFHGIPVSIVSDRDPRFTSAFWKSLLRALGTKLLFSTALHSQTDGQSERVIRILEDLLRACVINFQDSWELKLPLAKNARISQLSLQRPLQTEIKIFELAVYAMGEALSISTLTVQSRLRDRKVKAEHQRPVGKLRPLPILEWKWENISTMDFMTGLPKTIGRYNVIWLTPNLCFEERPTQILDRQERTLRNKVIQMVKVKWLNYSEEEATCETKAEMRSRYPELFGSFNFEKEIRFKGEDL, encoded by the exons atggattttgtgacagggtTACCCAGGACAATTGGAAGATATAatgtcatttgggtgatagtcgatCGGTTTACCAAATCAGGACAATTTCTACCGATCaagaagactttcaccatgactcagcaCGTAGAgttgtacatcagagagatagtcagattccatgggattccagtgtctataGTTTCAGACagagacccgaggtttacatctgcgttctggaagagtctgctTCGGGCATTGGGTAccaagttgctattcagtacagctttacATTCTCAGACCGAcggtcagtctgagagagtaATTCGAATCTTAGAGGATCTACTTAGAGCTTGCGTGATCAACTTCCAGGACAGCTGGGAGCTGAAACTACCTCTTGC GAAGAATGCAAGGATTTCACAGTTGTCTTTACAGAGACCCTTGCAGACAgagattaaaatatttgagcttgcagtttatgctATGGGCGAAGCTCTTAGTATTTCTACCCTGACTGTGCAGTCGAGGCTGAGAGACAGG AAggttaaggcagagcatcaaagacctgtAGGAAAGCTTAGACCACtccctattctcgagtggaaatgggagaacatttCCACGATGGATTTCATGACAGGGTTACCCAAGACAATTGGAAGATATAatgtcatttgg TTGACGCCGAACCTGTGTTTCGAGGAGAGACCTACCCAGATTTTGGACAGACAAGAGAGGACtctccggaacaaggtgatccaaATGGTTAAAGTCAAGTGGTTGAATTATTCCGAGGAGGAGGCTACTTGTGAGACTAAGGcggagatgaggagtcgctacccagagCTATTTGGTAGTTTTAATTTTGAGAAAGAAATTCGATTTAAGGGGGAGGATTTGTAA